The following DNA comes from Microbacterium wangchenii.
CTGACGGCTCCCGCCGGTGAGGTGACCGGCGCGCTCAGGCTTCGAAGCGGTACCCGAGACCGCGCACGGTGACGAGCATGCGCGGGTCGCTGGGATCGGACTCGATCCGCGAGCGGATGCGCTTGACGTGCACGTCCAGCGTCTTGGTGTCGCCGAAGTAGTCCGTCCCCCACACGCGATCGATCAGCTGCCCGCGCGTCAGCACGCGCCCCGCGTTGCGCATGAGCACTTCCAGGAGCTCGAACTCCTTGAGGGGCATGTTGATCTCGGTGCCGTCGACGGCGACCGCGTGGCGATCGATGTCGAGGGTGACGCGTCCGCCGGTGAGGATGCGGTCATCCAGCGACGGCTCGTCCTGCGCGTAGCGACGCAGCACCGCGCGCATCCGGGCGAGCAGCTCGCGGGCGGAGTAGGGCTTGGTGACGTAGTCGTCCGCACCCAGCTCGAGCCCGACGACGATGTCGACCTCGGAATCCTTCGCCGTCAGCATGATGATGGGAACGCGGGAGGTGGCTCGCAGCTGCCGGCACACCTCCGTCCCCGGCATCCCGGGCAGCATGAGATCCAGCAGCACGATGTCCGCCCCACGCTCGCGGAAGGCGGTGAGGGCGTGACCGCCGTCGCCGGCGATCTCCACCTCGTACCCCTCGCGACGCAGCAGGTAGGCCAGGGGGTCGGCCAGATCCGGCTCGTCCTCGACGATCAGCACGCGGGTCATACGGAATCCCTCTCGGTGGGCGTGGGGTGGGTGAGGACCCTCCTGCGGCGGTCCTTACGCACGGGCTTCGGCTGCGGCGGGTCGCTCTCGGGGGTCGCGGCCGGAAGACGGACCGTGAAGGTGGACCCGCGGCCGGGGGCCGACCACAGGCGCACCTCCCCGCCGTGGCGCTGCACGGCGTGCTTGACGATCGACAAGCCCAGCCCTGTGCCGCCGGTGCTGCGCGAGCGCGCCTGGTCGGCACGGTAGAAGCGCTCGAAGATGCGCTGTTGCTCCGCCTCGGGGATGCCGATGCCGCGGTCGGTGACGGCGATCTCCACGACGCCGTCGGCCTCTCTCACCCCCACGCCCACGCTGGAACCGGCCGGCGAGTAGGCGATGGCGTTGGCGATGAGGTTGCCCACGGCCTCCGAGAGCACCTGCGCGTCGCCGCGCACGTGCAGGCCGCGCGTCCCCCCGCGCACGAGCGTGACCGACGCCGAGTCGGCCTGCAGCGCGTGGGCCTCCACGGCACTGGTGACCACCTCATCCACGGATACGTCGCGCACCTCCCGGAGTTCGTCCGAGGCCTGCAGGCGCGACAGGCTCATGATCCGGGCGGTGAGAGCGGCCAGGCGAGCTGCCTCCGCCGTGAGGCGCGCGGCGAAGATCCGCACCTGCGCCGGGTCGTCGGCGGCCATCTCGATCGCTTCCGACAACAGGCTCACCGCCCCGACCGGGGTCTTCAGCTCGTGACTGGTGTTGGCCACGAAATCGCGGCGCATCTCCTCCACCCGCTCCTGCTCGGTGATGTCGCGGAGCACCACGAGCGTCAGGCGCGGGGAGATGCTCGCCGCCCGCGCCGCCACCAGGCGCGGCTCTGCCGGTGCCGGGCCGCGCCGCAGCCGCAGGTTCCGCACCACCGGGGCGCCGGTGTCCCGCGCGGCACGAGCCACGTGACGCAACTCCTCGCCGGGGATGACGTCGCCGACGCGGATGCCGAAGACTCCGACCGGCGCGGAGGCGGCGAGCACGGTCGAAGAGGCGTCGGACACGAACGCCGGATCATCCATCGCCCGCAGCACCAGCGTCACTCCGTCGGGGACGTGCGACGACGTCTCGGCGCGCTGCCGGTCCCGGAGCCGGAACGCGTAGGCGATGAGAAGGACGACGGAACCCCCGACGACGACTCCCAGGATGAGAGCCAGCAGCACGAGCTGCGTTCGATCCATGCCACCAGCGTACGGGCGCTCACCGGTCGCGCCAGGCCGTCCCGGCCGCCCCGGCGTTGGGCGGGAGATACTATTCACTCGCACGGCACCGTTCGTTCACCTTCGGCCGGGAGGATCGCCACGGTGGCCGCACGTGTGTGCCGTGCCGCGAATCAGGAAGGGTACTGCGATGCGCGAAGTGTTCCATCAGTCGCTCGAGGACGTGCAGAACCGTCTCGTGGAGATCGCCGAGCTGGTGACAGTGGCCATCGACGGCGCCACCCGCGCCTTCTCCACCAGCGACGTCACACTGGCCGAAGAGGTCATCGAGGCCGACCGCATCATCGACGAGAAGGCCGTCGCCCTCGACGAGCTGGCGATCGAGATTCTGGCGCGCCAGCAGCCGGTGGCCCGCGACCTGCGCATCGTGGTCACGGCGCTGCGGGTGAGTGCGTCACTGGAGCGCATGGGCGACATGGCCGAGCACATCGCCCAGCTCGCCCGCTCGCGCTTCCCGGAGCGGGCCATCCCCAAGGGCCTGAAGGGCACCTTCA
Coding sequences within:
- a CDS encoding response regulator transcription factor gives rise to the protein MTRVLIVEDEPDLADPLAYLLRREGYEVEIAGDGGHALTAFRERGADIVLLDLMLPGMPGTEVCRQLRATSRVPIIMLTAKDSEVDIVVGLELGADDYVTKPYSARELLARMRAVLRRYAQDEPSLDDRILTGGRVTLDIDRHAVAVDGTEINMPLKEFELLEVLMRNAGRVLTRGQLIDRVWGTDYFGDTKTLDVHVKRIRSRIESDPSDPRMLVTVRGLGYRFEA
- a CDS encoding sensor histidine kinase → MDRTQLVLLALILGVVVGGSVVLLIAYAFRLRDRQRAETSSHVPDGVTLVLRAMDDPAFVSDASSTVLAASAPVGVFGIRVGDVIPGEELRHVARAARDTGAPVVRNLRLRRGPAPAEPRLVAARAASISPRLTLVVLRDITEQERVEEMRRDFVANTSHELKTPVGAVSLLSEAIEMAADDPAQVRIFAARLTAEAARLAALTARIMSLSRLQASDELREVRDVSVDEVVTSAVEAHALQADSASVTLVRGGTRGLHVRGDAQVLSEAVGNLIANAIAYSPAGSSVGVGVREADGVVEIAVTDRGIGIPEAEQQRIFERFYRADQARSRSTGGTGLGLSIVKHAVQRHGGEVRLWSAPGRGSTFTVRLPAATPESDPPQPKPVRKDRRRRVLTHPTPTERDSV
- the phoU gene encoding phosphate signaling complex protein PhoU, producing MREVFHQSLEDVQNRLVEIAELVTVAIDGATRAFSTSDVTLAEEVIEADRIIDEKAVALDELAIEILARQQPVARDLRIVVTALRVSASLERMGDMAEHIAQLARSRFPERAIPKGLKGTFKRMGELDVSVARKLTELLRTEDLRLAEEIRNDDDAIDELHVSVFEKVLGENWKGEAMATVDATLASRYHERFADHAESVAKKVVYLATGDWSADPQTLEAFAE